The proteins below come from a single Panicum hallii strain FIL2 chromosome 7, PHallii_v3.1, whole genome shotgun sequence genomic window:
- the LOC112901405 gene encoding FT-interacting protein 1-like: MAAYKLGVEVVSAHDLMPKDGQGSASACVELTFDGQRFRTAIKEKDLNPVWNERFYFNISDPSNLPELALEAYVYNVNKTMESSRSFLGKVRIAGTSFVPFPDSVVMHYPLEKRGMFSRVKGELGLKVYITNDPAIKASNPLPAMDPVSNNPPPAPSSAEQIAADITGTNLHQSQEHRSEARTLHTIAKEAQHHHNHGHLPASFGEQPSKYSVDQMKPEPQPPRIVRMYSAASQQPMDYALKETSPFLGGGQVVGGRVIRGEKHASTYDLVERMQYLFVRVVRARDLPDMDVTGSLDPFVEVRIGNYRGITKHFEKQRNPEWNAVFAFSRDRMQASVLEVVVKDKDLLKDDFVGLVRFDLNDVPIRVPPDSPLAPEWYRLVGKNGDKSMGELMLAVWVGTQADEAFPDAWHSDAATLEDPSAVTHMKSKVYHAPRLWYLRVNIVEAQDVAMFDKTRYPDVFVRAQVGHQLGRTKPVQARNFNPFWNEDLLFVAAEPFEDNLILTLEDRVAPTKDEMLGRVIIPLTMIDRRADDRIVHGKWFNLEKPVLVDVDQLKKEKFSTRLHLRLCLDGGYHVLDESTNYSSDLRPTAKQLWKPSIGLLELGILGAQGIVPMKTRDGKGSSDTYCVAKYGSKWVRTRTIMNNPNPRFNEQYTWEVYDPSTVLTIGVFDNGQLGEKSGEKTSIGKDGKIGKVRIRLSTLETGRVYTHSYPLLVLHSSGVKKMGELHLAIRFSSTSLVNMLCLYSRPLLPKMHYVRPIPVLQVDMLRHQAVQIVAARLSRMEPPLRKEVVEYMTDFDSHLWSMRKSKANFFRLMTVFSGLFAVSKWFSGVCAWKNPITTVLVHILYIMLVCFPELILPTVFLYMFLIGIWNFRYRPRYPPHMNTKISHAEAVHPDELDEEFDTFPTSRNPEVVRMRYDRLRSVAGRIQTVVGDIATQGERVQALLSWRDPRATAVFVLFCLIAAVVLYVTPLQVLAALGGFYVMRHPRFRRRLPSVPVNFFRRLPARTDSML, from the coding sequence ATGGCTGCATATAAGCTGGGTGTGGAGGTCGTAAGTGCTCATGACCTGATGCCCAAGGACGGGCAAGGTTCTGCCAGTGCTTGCGTCGAGCTCACCTTTGATGGGCAGCGGTTCCGTACTGCCATCAAGGAGAAGGACCTGAACCCGGTGTGGAATGAGCGCTTCTACTTCAATATATCAGATCCTTCTAATCTTCCTGAGCTCGCCCTTGAAGCATATGTCTACAATGTCAACAAAACCATGGAAAGTTCCAGGTCCTTCCTTGGGAAGGTCAGGATTGCTGGAACCTCATTTGTGCCCTTTCCTGACTCGGTGGTCATGCACTATCCATTAGAGAAGCGCGGGATGTTCTCGCGCGTCAAAGGAGAACTGGGTCTGAAAGTATACATCACCAATGACCCCGCCATCAAAGCTTCAAACCCTCTTCCTGCAATGGACCCTGTTTCGAATAATCCTCCTCCAGCTCCAAGTTCAGCAGAGCAAATTGCAGCTGATATAACTGGTACTAACCTGCACCAATCTCAGGAGCATAGGTCTGAGGCGAGAACCTTACACACCATTGCTAAGGAGGCACAACATCATCATAACCATGGCCATCTTCCAGCTAGTTTTGGTGAGCAGCCTTCCAAGTACTCTGTAGACCAGATGAAACCTGAACCTCAACCACCCAGGATCGTCAGAATGTATTCAGCGGCCTCCCAGCAGCCCATGGACTATGCACTCAAAGAGACCAGTCCATTTCTTGGTGGTGGGCAGGTTGTCGGTGGCCGGGTTATACGTGGTGAAAAGCATGCTAGCACTTATGACCTTGTGGAGCGAATGCAGTATCTGTTTGTTCGTGTGGTCAGGGCTCGGGACTTGCCTGACATGGATGTCACTGGAAGCCTGGATCCTTTTGTTGAAGTGAGAATTGGCAACTATAGAGGGATAACTAAACACTTTGAGAAGCAGAGGAATCCTGAGTGGAATGCAGTCTTTGCCTTTTCCAGGGACCGTATGCAGGCATCTGTCCTTGAAGTTGTGGTCAAAGACAAAGATTTGCTTAAGGATGACTTTGTTGGCTTGGTGCGATTTGATTTGAATGATGTTCCAATCCGTGTGCCCCCTGACAGCCCACTGGCTCCAGAATGGTACCGGCTTGTTGGTAAGAACGGGGATAAGTCTATGGGTGAGCTCATGCTTGCAGTTTGGGTTGGCACCCAAGCTGATGAAGCATTTCCTGATGCCTGGCATTCAGATGCTGCAACACTTGAAGATCCATCTGCTGTAACACACATGAAGTCTAAAGTTTATCATGCTCCCAGATTGTGGTACCTGCGAGTTAATATAGTTGAGGCCCAAGATGTTGCTATGTTCGATAAGACCCGCTATCCAGATGTATTTGTGAGAGCTCAGGTGGGGCATCAACTGGGGAGGACAAAACCTGTGCAGGCTAGAAATTTCAACCCATTTTGGAATGAAGACCTTTTGTTTGTGGCTGCTGAACCATTTGAGGATAACCTTATTCTGACTCTTGAGGATCGTGTAGCTCCTACTAAAGATGAAATGCTTGGCCGAGTAATTATACCATTGACAATGATTGATAGACGTGCTGATGACCGTATTGTCCATGGAAAGTGGTTCAATCTCGAGAAGCCCGTTCTTGTTGATGTGGACCAACTGAAGAAGGAAAAGTTCTCTACTCGGCTTCATCTCCGTCTCTGTCTTGATGGAGGGTACCATGTTCTTGATGAGTCGACAAACTACAGCAGTGACCTTAGACCAACAGCCAAGCAACTCTGGAAGCCATCCATTGGTTTGCTTGAACTTGGTATCCTTGGTGCTCAAGGGATTGTTCCTATGAAAACACGAGATGGAAAAGGTTCATCAGATACCTATTGTGTTGCTAAGTACGGGTCTAAGTGGGTAAGGACACGTACCATCATGAACAACCCAAACCCCAGATTCAACGAACAGTACACCTGGGAAGTCTATGATCCTTCAACTGTCCTGACTATTGGTGTTTTTGACAATGGTCAACTTGGAGAGAAGAGTGGGGAGAAGACATCCATTGGCAAAGATGGGAAGATAGGCAAGGTTCGAATACGCCTTTCCACACTTGAAACTGGGCGTGTGTACACCCACTCATATCCTCTCCTGGTTCTCCACTCATCGGGGGTCAAAAAGATGGGCGAACTGCACCTAGCGATTCGATTTTCCTCAACATCATTGGTAAACATGTTGTGTCTGTACTCTCGTCCTTTGCTTCCAAAAATGCACTATGTGCGCCCAATACCTGTGCTTCAGGTTGATATGCTGCGCCATCAAGCTGTCCAGATTGTGGCTGCTCGACTTAGCCGGATGGAGCCACCTTTGAGAAAGGAAGTTGTTGAATACATGACAGATTTTGATTCTCACTTGTGGAGCATGAGGAAAAGCAAAGCAAACTTCTTCAGACTCATGACAGTTTTCTCAGGCTTGTTTGCTGTTAGCAAGTGGTTCAGTGGTGTCTGTGCATGGAAGAATCCTATTACCACTGTGCTAGTTCACATTCTCTATATAATGCTGGTGTGCTTTCCGGAGCTCATACTCCCAACAGTGTTCTTGTACATGTTTCTTATAGGGATTTGGAACTTCCGCTACCGACCTCGCTATCCTCCACACATGAATACCAAGATCTCTCATGCAGAGGCTGTTCACCCCGATGAACTTGATGAGGAGTTTGATACGTTCCCTACCAGCCGCAATCCTGAGGTTGTAAGGATGAGGTATGACAGATTGAGGAGTGTTGCTGGAAGGATTCAAACAGTGGTTGGTGATATAGCAACACAAGGGGAGAGGGTTCAAGCATTGCTTAGCTGGAGGGACCCTCGGGCCACAGCAGTCTTTGTCCTATTTTGTTTGATAGCAGCAGTAGTCCTGTATGTTACACCACTTCAAGTTCTTGCTGCACTAGGAGGGTTCTATGTCATGAGGCACCCAAGGTTCAGACGTAGGTTACCATCAGTACCAGTGAACTTCTTCAGGCGGTTGCCAGCAAGGACCGACAGTATGCTATAA
- the LOC112901407 gene encoding probable phospholipid hydroperoxide glutathione peroxidase encodes MGAAESSSKLASSVHDFVVKDSRGNDVELSRYKGKVLLIVNVASQCGLTNSNYTELGSLHKKYGDKGLEILAFPCNQFAGQEPGTNEQIAELACTRFKAEYPIFGKVDVNGSNAAPLYKFLKSEKGGLFGERVKWNFTKFLVDKDGHVVGRFAPISSPSSIENDIEKLLEA; translated from the exons ATGGGTGCGGCGGAGTCTTCTTCCAAGCTCGCTAGCTCCGTCCATGACTTCGTCGTGAAG GACTCAAGGGGAAATGATGTGGAGCTTAGCAGATACAAGGGGAAGGTTCTGCTTATCGTGAATGTGGCTTCCCAATG TGGTCTGACGAATTCCAACTATACTGAGTTGGGATCACTCCATAAGAAATATGGGGACAAAG GATTGGAGATACTGGCGTTCCCATGCAATCAGTTTGCTGGACAAGAGCCAGGTACCAATGAGCAGATTGCTGAGCTTGCTTGCACCCGTTTCAAAGCAGAGTATCCTATTTTTGGCAAG GTTGATGTGAACGGCAGCAATGCCGCTCCGTTGTACAAGTTCCTGAAGTCAGAGAAAGGCGGTCTATTTGGAGAGCGCGTAAAATGGAACTTCACCAAGTTCTTAGTTGACAAAGATGGGCACGTCGTGGGCAGATTTGCACCGATCAGCTCCCCGTCGAGCATTGAG AATGACATCGAGAAGCTTTTGGAAGCCTAG
- the LOC112901406 gene encoding AT-hook motif nuclear-localized protein 9-like → MDGKELISPSDLQSFYQQQQQHRAALGGGGGAHSPSSLAGMHSVIRPMPNMPNMNMSAAAILNSIGGGSLAGMQFQMDTAPPPLMHNSTMGSVSASASGTVPPAPAPAEPVKRKRGRPRKYGPDGTMKAAAAAQQQQHLVSAPPRMGSSMSGPDMLGARGMEDPAQKKRRGRPPGTGKKQQTSPSVGNAFAGSAGTSFTPHIITVSPSEDVAAKIAAFANQSSRAVCVLSATGSVSRVVLRHPGDASPMTRVHSSPPYKNPAIYEGFYEILSLTGSYNLAEGSQQQGQQQSGGLSVTLCSPERNVIGGVLGGQLVAASTVQVVLGSFHQGGSRSKSKKAAAKQAAFSPDGGQEASPSSGHNQQNLTPPSVTGGGGWPTSGIFDTRSSSIDINSSRG, encoded by the exons GGATGCACTCCGTCATCCGCCCCATGCCCAACATGCCCAACATGAACATGAGCGCCGCCGCGATCCTCAACTCCATCGGCGGGGGCTCCCTCGCCGGCATGCAGTTCCAGATGgacaccgcgccgccgccattgaTGCACAACAGCACCATGGGCTCcgtctccgcctccgcctccggcaCGGTCCCGCCCGCCCCGGCCCCCGCGGAGCCCGTCAAGCGGAAGAGAGGGAGGCCGCGCAAGTACGGGCCCGACGGCACcatgaaggcggcggcggcggcgcagcagcagcagcacctcGTCAGCGCGCCGCCGAGGATGGGCTCGTCCATGTCAGGACCCGACATGCTGGGCGCCCGGGGGATGGAGGACCCGGCGCAGAAGAAGCGCCGTGGGAGGCCGCCGGGCACCGGGAAGAAGCAGCAGACGTCGCCCTCCGTAG GCAATGCGTTCGCTGGTTCAGCTGGAACGAGCTTCACTCCGCACATCATCACGGTATCTCCTTCAGAG GACGTCGCGGCGAAGATCGCTGCCTTCGCGAACCAGTCTTCAAGGGCGGTGTGCGTCCTCTCGGCGACGGGGTCCGTGTCCAGGGTCGTGCTCCGCCACCCGGGCGACGCCTCCCCCATGACAAGGGTTCACTCGTCGCCGCCTTACAAGAACCCTGCCATCTACGAG GGGTTCTATGAGATCCTGAGCCTAACAGGCTCTTACAACCTGGCCGAGGGCTCACAGCAGCAGGGCCAACAACAAAGCGGCGGGCTCAGCGTCACGCTCTGCAGTCCGGAGAGGAATGTGATTGGAGGTGTTTTGGGTGGACAACTGGTAGCTGCAAGTACCGTGCAG GTTGTATTGGGGAGCTTTCACCAGGGAGGGTCGAGATCCAAGTCGAAGAAAGCGGCGGCGAAGCAGGCGGCCTTCAGCCCTGACGGCGGGCAAGAGGCGTCGCCCAGCTCCGGGCACAACCAACAAAATCTAACGCCACCCTCCGTAACAGGAGGCGGAGGGTGGCCCACCTCCGGGATATTTGACACCAGAAGCTCCAGCATTGATATCAACTCATCTAGAGGCTAG